The genomic interval GCGGCTGTGAGACAGCATCAGAGACCGAGCGCGATCTTCTGCGGTCAGGACAGGAGTCTTAACGGTTTCAGGGTTAGCGTTAGAAGCAGCTTCTACACCCACCGGAGCGGTTTCACCGACATGATAAGCAACGCCGCGATACTTCAGATCGAGGTTGGTATTCAGCACGGGCACTTTTTTAGGGTTGCGGAAGCGCCAGTCCAGACCTCTATATTTTCCACCTGAAGCTCCGTCGCTCATCTCAACGACGGGAGGATTGTATTCGTAGCTAACGCCGCGATATTGAAGTTTCATGAGTTTCGCCTCCAAATTAGGGATTGACCTGAGAGTGTCTTAGAGGCGCGTTCCTTCGGGCTCTCTCCCTACTTCCGTCCCTTCTCTACTTCAGAAGGGATGAACGATTTATTTATCCATGTCTGTAGTATATGTTACCGTTTTGCATTTTTGCTTCTGTCTTCAGGAATATTTAACAATTGCTGAGACCGCTTGCCCATTAAGTGTTAGGATGAGCGATCGCCCTCAACTAAGGCAAAATTAAACTGAGTCTGGACGTTCCAACGCTGGCCGTCGTGCAGCAGTAACGTCAGGTGAGGAACCATAAACTCATGATGCAAGGCGCGGGATTGAAACTCCGGCCAGGCGGCTTTAAAATTTGGCTTGGATAAATCGCGAAACGCCACCGTCATGTGCGGCGCAAACGGGCGGCTTTCCGACTTCTCATCCACAATTCCCAACGTAGCTTTGAGATAAACCATCAGGTTTTGTTGGATTAATAGCAATTGTGGCGTTTTCTGGACGTTGACATAGATGACGCGGGGAGGAAACGCGCCGAACCCGTCTAGAATAATGGGAACGGGAATCACATTCGCCGCAAAGGTGACTAAAGCATTTTCCAGCACCTCGCGATCGCCCCAATCCCACCGGAAGGGAGGTTGAAGGGTAATATGGGGAGGAGACTTTAGCGCCCCTTGAGAATGATAGCGATCGCGAAAGTCCTCCTGAATCGCCCGAATCTCCTCTTGAAGAGGTTCGGGAGGTAACAGTGCAATAAAGAATCGTTTGAGCGAGTCCATAACCCGGATAATGGTAGAAAGTCATTGAGTCTACCCGCCTAAACTAAATCAATATGCCTTGGTTTGCCAAAATTGAAGAAGGTATTGTAGAGAAAGCCACCTTCGACCAGTACGTTCCTGCCCATAAAGCCTACGTCCAAGACCTCATTGACAAAGGACACCAAGCCAAAAGCGGTTACTGGGCGAGGCGTGGCGGTGGAATGCTGATTTTTCAAGCCAACTCTCGTTCAGAAGCTGAAGCCATCGTAGCCCAAGACCCTCTGGTTCAAAACCACTGCGTCAAATACGAACTCTACGAATGGTGCGTTGTTGTTGAATAAACCCTAATTTAGAGAACCTATGGCCAAAGATACCAAAGATAGCGACGGTTATAAAGTTGTCAGCGATAATCGCCAAGCGCGGTTTCGCTACGAAGTCTTAGAAACCTACGAAGCCGGAATTGAACTCAAAGGAACCGAAGTTAAATCCATTCGCGAAGGAAAAGCCAGCATCCGCGACGGCTACGCCCTGATTCGCGATGAAGAAGCGTGGTTGCTAAACGTGAATATCTCACCCCACCAAACCACGAGTCAATACTTCAACCACGACCCCTTGCGGACTCGTCGCTTGCTGTTACACAAGCAGGAGATTCGCAAATTAATTGGGAAAGTCGATCAGCAAGGACTAACCCTGGTTCCCTTAAAAATGTACCTCAAGCGGGGGCGCGTCAAGGTCAGCATCGGGCTGTGTCGCGGGAAGAAACTCTTCGATAAACGCGAAGACATCAAGCGGCGCGACGACCAACGCCAAATTGCACGGGCGATGAAAAACTATTAGACAATAGGGGGTTTCAATCCTAGGGGCGATCGCCAGTTCTCGGTTTAAAATTCATCAACTGAGAATTTCCCGTAATTTCCCGCTTACCCTGAGATGAACAGATTGGCTAGAATGCAGCAAACTTCTATTGGGAGCCGTCTTGCTCGCGCTCCTATTCAATGCGATCGGTGGTGTACAGATATAGGCAAGTGCTGAGTGCTGTAGCTAGCAGGCGTGCGCGGCGGCGTGCGGTGTTAAAAACAAGTCAGGTTAATCTTTGATTGCCGTTCAGCTTGTCCTCAGCGTTATTGCTACAGCTATATATTGAAAGAATAGCAAGCCTCTACCTTATAGCTCTCTATTCTGTTCCACAGAGCAAAGCGAGTACCCAGAATGTTTAACGCCACTGAAATTCTGATTGACGCCTTTGTGCAGAAACTCAAAGAAGGCTACCGACGCACCTACGGAGGCTGGAAAACCGACTACGAAGATATTATTGGTTGGGCTGGAAGCATGGCTTTAGAAAATATTGCCAACAGCGACGCCCTGTATCATAACGTCGAACATACCATTCTGGTAGGTTTAGTCGGACAAGAGATATTGCGGGGAAAACATATCCGCGAGGGTGGCGTTTCCTGCGAAGACTGGCTGCATTATATTATCTCCCTCGTCTGCCATGATATCGGCTATGTCAAAGGCGTGTGTCGGCAAGATCGTAACGGGATGTATGCGACGGGTAAAGATGGGGCGATGGTGTCTTTGCCCCCCGGATCTTCCGATGCCGGTTTGACGCCGTATCATGTAGACCGGGCCAAATTATTTATTGGCGAACGCTTTGGCGGCCATAAACTCATTGATGCTGAAATTATTAAGCGCAATATTGAATTGACGCGTTTTCCCGTTCCTAAAGCCGACGATCGTCAAGATACAGCCCATTATCCCGGTTTAGTCCGCGCGGCCGATCTGATCGGTCAACTCAGCGATCCGCGCTACCTGAAAAAGATTACCTCACTTTTCTATGAATTTGAGGAAACCGGAGTCAACCAACTGCTAGGCTATCGCCATCCTGGGGATTTGCGGAAAAATTATGCTAAGTTTTTCTGGGACGGCGTTCACCCTTATGTTAAAGATGCATTGCATTATCTGTCCCTAACGCAACAGGGCAAGCAAATAATTGCTAATCTGTACTCGAATGTGTTTGTGGTTGAACACGAACAACCCGAACCGGAAGCAGATGTCAAAATGCAATTAGCGGAATCCCTGGCTTAGACAGAATTATGGATTGGTGGCAGAAACTTAAAAAAAATTCCCTAGCGCGTGTTGGGGCGGGTATTTTAATTACCCTGTATACCATTGTGTTATTCGGCGGGTTTGTCGCCCCTTACGATCCTTACACTTCGCAACCGGATGGCGCGCTTTTACCGCCAACCCAGGTTTATTGGCGGGATGCATCGGGAGATTTTATTGGGCCTCATGTGTATCCCACCACCCAAGGGCCAGTAGACTTGGAAACCGGAGAACGGGAGTTAAGAACAGACCGGACTCAACCTTCGCCAATTCGTTTATTCGTTCAAGGCGATCGCTATCGGCTCTTCGGTCTAATTCCTGCTAACATTCATCTATTCGGTACCGCCGGGGAAGGTCGTTTAAACATCCTGGGAACAGACGAACAGGCCCGCGACCAACTCAGCCGACTGATTTACGGGGGACAAATTAGCCTGAGTATTGGCTTAGTCGGGATTTTGATTTCGTTTCCCTTGGGGATGCTGGTGGGGGGAATTTCCGGTTATTTTGGCGGCTGGACTGATGCGCTGTTGATGCGCTTGGTGGAAGTATTGATGACAATTCCCTCAATTTATCTGTTGGTGGCGCTAGCAGCCGTGTTACCCCCAGGCTTAACCAGTACCCAACGCTTTTTACTGATTGTTGTCATTACCTCATTTGTGGGATGGTCTGGGTTAGCGCGGGTGATTCGCGGACAGGTACTTTCGATTAAACAGCAGCAATTTGTCCAGGCGTCTAAGGTGTTGGGGGCCAATCCGCTGTATATTATCGTTCGCCATGTCTTACCGCAGACTGCCTCTTATATCGTAATTTCAGCGACGCTAGCGGTTCCGGGTTTTATTGTGGCGGAGTCGGTTTTGAGTTTGATTGGGTTAGGCATTCAACAACCCGATCCCTCTTGGGGGAATTTGCTCTCGACTGCAACCAATGCCTCAATTTTAGTATTGCAACCCTGGTTAGTCTGGCCGCCTGCGATTCTAATTATTCTGACGGTGTTGGCGTTTAACCTATTGGGCGATGGTTTGCGAGATGCCCTCGATCCTCGCAGCTTGCAACGTTAAGCGTGTTTGGGGTTGGCGATCGCCAATAATAAACCCAGTAAAATTAAAATAAACCCAACGCTATGAAACCCTTGAAAGCGTTCTTTGAGAAACAGGATTGCCATTACGCTACCGACAACCGGCATGAGATTAAGGAAAAGTCCGGCTTTGTTAGCCCCCACTAACTCTACGCCTCGGTTGTAGCAAAAGTACGCCAAAATGGAAGGAAAGATAGCCGCATAGCCAACCGCCAAGAATGTCAAGGCATTCAAGGGCATAGGTTGTCCGGCTAAATGTTCTCCGAGGTACAGGGGCAAAAGCATGGCAGAACCGAGACCAAAGGTGGAACACAGGAAACTCAGGGGATGCAAAACGGGACGCAACCGCAGTAAGCAAGAGTAGCCAGCGTAGCAGATGACGGCAATTAGGATTAACAAATCGCCTTGATTGAAGGATAATGTGGCTAAGGTGTGCCAATCGCCTTGGGCAACAATGGCGATCGCGCCGATAAAGGATACTGCAATGCCAATGCCTTGACCGATAGAAAGCGTTTCGTGGAATAAGAGGTAAGAAATGACCACAATCGCCATCGGCATTAGGGTTTGGATTAACAGGCTATTAATCGCTGTGGTAGAACGCAAAGCCGTATAAAGCAGGGTATTAAACGACGCGACTCCTAACGCTGAAAGTAACAAAACCATCCGCCAATGGCGCAACAGTTGCGGCCAGTCTTGTTTGAGATAGCGCCAACTGGGAAGCAAAATTAACACAAAACTGCAAAACCATCGCCAAAACGCTAAACCGACGGGGGGAATTTGCGTATTGACGGCACGGCCTACAATCGTATTGCCCGACCAAAACAGAATGGCCAGAAATAGCAGGAAATAGGCAGAGTTAGCGGGGTTTGCCCTTCGAGAGGAGGGATTGAGCATTAGCATTTTATACCAAGGCACGCGACTATTTTTAGTATTCCCCGCCCTCTGCTTTCAAGCTCTACAAATATCCTAAGCCAAAGCTAACAAGCGCCAACACCCCCCCAATCAAATAAAACGTACCCACAACGCGCAATTCTGACCATCCAGAGAGTTCTAGGTGGTGATGGAGGGGGGCCATTTTTAGCAAACGTTTCCCGACCCCATCCGGGCCTTTCGTCGCCTTGTAGTAGCTAACTTGCGCCATTACAGAGAGGGTTTCCACAAAGAAGATTCCCCCCACCAGCAGTAGCGCCCATAGGGTATTTGTGACTAAGGCTGCACCAGTTACGGCACCGCCAAGGGCCATCGATCCAGTATCGCCCATAAATACAGTAGCAGGGTTGCGGTTGTGGACTAGAAAACCCAGACAACTGCCGCTCATGCAGGCGCAGAAAGTTGCAACTTCTGGGGAAGTTGGCGCTACAATAACGGCTAATCCTAAAAGCGCGATCGCTCCCGTGCCGCCTGCTAACCCATCTAAACCATCGGTAAGATTGAGGGCGTTGCTTTCAGAAACCAGAACGCCGACGGCTAGGGGCCAGAATAATAAACCTAAAGGTAAACTCAAGCCAAAGGGTAAAGCAACCTGGGTTAATTCCGCAGGCTGAGTGGCCATTAACCACAGACTGAATAAAACACCTAATCCCGTCTGTAACATTAACTTCATGCGCGGCGAGATGCCTTTGTTGGAACGACGGCGCAAAATTTGCCAGTCATCTAGCCAGCCAATGGCACCATATCCCACAGTCAAAATACTAAGGGCGATCGCACTGGGATGGAAACCCGACCACGCGATTGCGCCCAAAACCCCCACGGGAATAAAGAAAATCCCGCCCATTGTCGGGGTTCCGGCTTTTTTCAGGTGCGCTTGCGGGCCATCTTCTCGGATAAATTGTCCGGCTTTGAGCGATCGCAATAACGGTACAACCCAGTATCCCACTAAGGCGGCTGCAACCGCACAGACCCAAAAGGGCAAACTTAAGGTGAATCTTAAATCGGAGATTCGCCCGGTAAACCAATCAAAGGCAAAAATAGCAATACCTAAACAGCCTGCTAGGATCAACAGCAGGCTAGTCCCCGACCATTTCAGGGTTCTATCAGAATTTGTCTTGACCTCGGTACTCACACCACACCCCACCCAGGTTAATGATTCTTTGCAATATTACTGCAATCTGTCTCAAGTTTCCTGAAAAATCTACCGAGAAAGAGAGTGGGGAGATGGGAGTACCTGACAGGTATAGGTTTAGTATTAATCCTCTATCTCGATTGCATCATCGTCATCGTCGATGTCATCGTAATCATTATCTCCGGCTCCCATGAGTTCGGAGATTTCTTCTTCATCGTCAAGATAGTTGACATCCTCAGCATTATCTCTTGCTAGCAAACGACCGGATGCTTCTAGCCAGTCAATCAAAGACGAACCTTGATTGGGGGGAATAACAGCCGCAGGTTTATAACGCGGTTCTTCGCGTAAGGAGGGATTGTACATCGTGAAAGCGTTTACAAAAAAAATAAGCCGACAGTCGTATTTTGAGTCTATCACCTGAAACTCAAAGCTAGGATCGCGTTTAGGATGATGTGTTAGGTGGAGAGATTAGCGACTATGTTGGGAAAAGCGACTTTACTTGAAGCGATCGCCGGTAAGAATCGGGGTATCCTGACCCAAGATGCAGAACGACTGGCTATTTTAGCAGCCGTAGCGCAACTCGAAGACCGAAATCCCACCCCCCATCCCATAGAAGCGGCGGAGTTATTAGAGGGGAATTGGCGGCTGCTTTACACCACCAGCCAGGAGTTATTGAATTTAGACCGTTTTCCTTTACTGAAGCTCGGTCAAATTTATCAGTGCATTCGGGCTAAAGATCGTAAGGTTTACAATATTGCGGAAATTTATGGTTTACCGTTGCTAGAAGGGATTGTCAGCGTCAGTGCGTCGTTTACTCCAGTCAGCGAACGCCGGGTAAATGTAAAATTTGAACGCTCGATTATTGGGTTACAGCGTTTGGTGGGTTATGCGTCTCCGAGTCGCTTTATTGAGGAGATTGAAGCCGGGAAGAAGTTTCCCCCCATTGACTTTGGGATTGAAAATCGAGACCGTCAGGGCTGGTTAGATGTTACCTATTTAGATGAGGATTTGCGGATTTCTCGTGGAAATGAGGGAAGCGTGTTTGTTTTGGTGAAAAGCTAGAACGATACTCCCCAACTTGAAACCTGTTTTTTTCTATACGAACCCATGAGCTATTTGCATTTATCCCAAGGACAGTTAAATTTGCTGCAAACTTGTCCTCGGAAGTTTCAACAAACGTTTATAGACCAACTTTCAACGCCGATGTCTCCGGAACAGCAAGATAGCATGAACTGGGGAAGCCGGTTTCACCTGTTGATGCAGCAGCGCGAGTTGGGATTACCGATTGAAGGGTTATTACAAGACGATCCGCAATTGGCTCAATGCTGGCTGGCGTTTCAAGAAGTGGCTCCAGGGGTGTTTGAGGCGGGAAAGTCTTCTCGGCTGCGGGAAAGCGAACATCGTCGCACGTTGAATTTTCAGGGCTACTTGCTGACGGTGGTTTATGATTTGCTGGTTCTAGAGGATGAGGATGCAGCGATTTTAGATTGGAAGACGTATCTACATCCTAAAGGGCGTTCTTGGCTGGCGCGAGATTGGCAAACTCGCCTGTATCCGTTTGTGTTGGTGGAAACTAGCGATTATTTGCCCGAACAGGTTTCGATGACTTACTGGTTTGTGCGATCGCAATCGGCCCAAGGGGCAACGCTCGCACCCCAAAAGGAGGTCTTTCACTACTGCGATCGCCAACACCAGCAAACCTATGCTGATTTAACCACTTTACTGCGACAACTGACCCATTGGCTAGATCGCTACGAAGCGACAGGGGAACCCTTCCCCCAAGTCGCCGAAACGGAGGGGATTTGTCCGCGTTGCGGGTTCAATTTGCGCTGTCAACGCCATCAGGCGGAGCAAATGGACTGGCTGAACCTGGAGGAGATTCAAGAATTGGCGCTCTAAGTTTGTTCATAATTCTGGCTAATTCTTAGTATTTAGTTACAATATAGATAGGTATATCTTCATATTAGTGGCGCAGTTCAAATCGGCATCGACGGCTGAAAGTGCCACGGTATGGTCATCATCACTAATTGTCTCGAACAGACTGGATTCGCGATCGCATTTATCCAGCTTAATTTTTGTAACGTTGATAATTTTTTGTGAATTATCGACCGTTTTCACTTGACAAAAAACAGGTTTTAGCAATGTCTCAAGCAACTGCTTTTCTCACTCCCCTTTTCCGCTCCAATTTAGCCCCCAACTACGCCTCGCAGACAGTCTGGACAATTTTGCGCGCGATCGCAGGGCTAGTCATGATCCATAATGGTTTAGACAAGCTCGGCAACATTGAAAGCTTTGCCCAAGCTTACGTACAGGTAATTGGCTTACCCTTCCCCATCTTTTTCAGTTATTTAGCCGCTTATACAGAATTGATTGGCGCGCCTCTGCTAGCGTTGGGGCTGTTGACTCGTCCGGCGGCGCTTGGTTTGTTGAGTACCATGTGCGTCGCCATTTACCACCACATTCTGGTCGCGGGTTTGAGCATTCCCTATCTGGAACTTTCCATGCTCTATGCCGCTTGTTTTCTCTTCTTTGCGGTGAATGGCGCGGGTATTTTTTCCCTAGATGCATTAATTGCAGGTTGGCTGAATTCCCAAGGGTGGAACAGTCCAGCAGCAGAAGAAACGCCGGATCGCGAGCTTTCTGCTAATCCTACCCTGAAATAGCGCCCCATTGGAAACTGGGTTTCTTGTTAGGCTTTGCGCCTAACCCAGTTTCCTGGGAAACCGAAGCCAAGGCTACACAAAGGTTTTATCAGACTTCACTTGAAAGACTGCAACCGTTTGATGATCGACTAAAACCTTAATTTTATGAGCAAGCCGTAATTTCGCGATCGGTTCTTCTAAAATGGCGATCGCTCTAATCATTCTACTTGCAACTTCCGGCTCAAAACAGCGAATATAAAAGATGCCCCAACGTCGAAAAACTTTACACTTGGCGAGCAATTTCAATTGTTTTAATTCAGACTGATTTTCCCGATAAAAGTCCCAAATCAGTTGAGTCAGTTGTGAGGGTCGATTCATGGCTCAAACTACAGTCGCAAGTGGTCGATTTCCCCATTGAAGCGCATGAACCCCAGGCCCTAGAGCAAACTGAAAAAAGATTTAACGCAATTCATTGTTTAAGATATATAAACAGAATCTCGCAAAGCACGTCAGACTATTGTTTTGCTCTATTTTGACTTGCTAAAAATAGAATACAAAATTTTAAGAATCATAAAAATAGTTGACTGTCACCCCAAATCGTCACTTGGATATCGCCTGAGAAATCGCCTCTTCCAGTTCCGTTTGAGAGAGGGTTGTGAGAATAAACACCTCTTGGGCCGTTTTCCCCTGACGCGCAATAGCTTTAAACCCGCCGCGAATGGGTACAGACAGGCGAATTTTCAGTTTCGGCGAATGCGCTTTCACTCGACTGAGAACCCCTGGGGTAATGGTTTTAATGCCACTAGCGTTGGCTAGACGTTCTAATACCGGAATTAAACCGTCTAGGTGAGTGGAATGATTCCAGACGAGTCTCCCTCCCTCAGATTTTGCCATAGGTTTAAGCCTGTTCTAGGGGTGCCATTGTTAAGCCAGCGCGACTCAGTTGTTGGTGATAAAGTTCCGCCATTTCCTGCGGGCCTACCCAAACGGTCGCCTGTCCTTCATGATGGACTTGGTTGGTTAGCTCCCAAGCGCGATCGCTCGTCATATTGGGAATATACTTCATTAAGCAGTTAGCAACGTGCTGAAAGGTGTTGAAGTCATCGTTGAGTACGATCACCTTGTAATTAGGATACGGCTTTTTGACAACTTGGTTTGTCCGTTCGGGTGCTTGAGTGGGGGAAGTTGTCATCATTTGAGTCGGTTTTGAGAGAGTCTGATGCATAGGCGTTTCTCCGATGGGTAGGATACACTGCTACAAAAATCTTAACTTCTCTCCATCGCCAGAAAAAATGAAATTGAGGGCTTGAGTGAGGAGAAGGGGGTTGAACTCCGGGCCGTATCAGAACTTAAATTAGGCAAGGACAATCAGATTTCACTCGCAACAGGGAAGGGTTGAATTGGGCAATCCTGTGAGATCGAGCAGCAAGCGATCGCGCCAACCTTCTTCGGTCACAATTGCAGAGGAGGCAGAATTGGTTGGAGTAGCGTGCGAACTCTCCCCAGTGCAAACTGGAACCCTTCCCCTACAATATACAGTGGGTTTGCACGCTTGGTTTTTAGATTGCTGCGGTCCAACGAACCCAGAACTCTCTCAATACTTGCACGACGGACAATCAGAAAAGCTCTCTACCCTATCTCAGTTTGAAGGTCAAATGGAACTTCAGGGAAGAGAGCTTAAATTGAGCGATCGTCATACCTATCGCTGGTATATTACTGGATGATCGCCTCGGATGGTGCAATGGCTCGCCCAAATGAGGTCTTGTTTTTGGTCAGGACTACTAACACGAGCATAGTAGATTCAGATTCCCTTCTTCCCCCCATCCTCTTCCCCAACCCCCAACTCCCAATTCCCAACTCCCTCTTCAATATCCCCGCAACACGGCTGAAAGGGATTTGCGCTTGCGGATATCCATGATTTCTGCTAGATCTTCTGTTCCATCTAGGGGATGGATTTCCTCAGCAGGCATTACAGTTACAACGGGTTCAACCTTCGCATGAGTTTCTTGGGGAGGTGAAACGGGGTTGCGAGTGGGAGGGCGACGCTGAGGTTGGGGTTGTGGCGATCGCGGACTGCTGCTTAACAGGTAACGGGCGATCAGCCAACTGCCCCCCATACACCCTAGCGCGAGTCCCCCAAAGAACCACCAAGGCAGGTCTGGGGTCTGGACTTGAGGGTTTGGTCTGCCAATAGCGGCAGGTGCGGGAGGTGCGATCGCTTCTGTGGTTTGGGTTTCTTCTTCTATCGGACCAGGACTTAGCAAACCCGTTCCGGCGATCGCCGCTACGCTCACCATTAGGGTTAATCCACTAATCCACACTAAAAACGGACGATTTTGAATGAGTTGAAGGGTAGCAGCACTCAGACGGTTGGGAGAGGTTGACAACTGCTCAGTCATAAAACGGCTTGGATTGCGTCATTTGTCAATTTTGATCTGCCTAGGGACAACGGTCAATCATTCGGGGGTAAAAAATTATTCCGATCGGCTATCTCTCGCAGGTTCGTGGCGTTCTAAGGCGAGTTGCACTAGTCGATCGACGAGTTCCGGGAAAGGAACGCCGCTATGACCCCACAGCATGGGATACATACTGGTGGCGGTGAATCCTGGCATCGTGTTGATTTCGTTGATTAAGATTTCTCCGGTCGCTTCGATATAGAAAAAGTCTACTCTAGCTAATCCAGCCGCATCGACAGCGAGAAAGGCTTTAATGGCACAGGCTTGAATTTGGGAGGCGATCGCATCGGGGACGGGTGCGGGAATGGCTAAGTCGGCAACGCCTTCTGTGTATTTGGTTTCGTAGTCGTAGAAGTCGCTTTGGAAGCTAATTTCACCGATGGTAGAAGCTTTGGGTTCATCGTTCCCTAAAACGGCGCATTCTAATTCCCTAGCGGTGACGCCCGCTTCTACAATAATTCGACGGTCGTAACTGGCAGCATTATCGAGGGCGGTTTCGAGTTCGGATCGCGATCGCACTTTGCTAATTCCCACAGAAGACCCTAAGTTTGCGGGTTTGACAAAGCAGGGATACCCCAGTTCGGCTTCAATTTGGTCGCAGACTTTGGGGAAAACGCAGGGGTTAGACCAAATTTGCGATCGCGTTACGGCGACATACTTAACTTGGGGCAACCCAGCTTGAGCAAACGCCATTTTCATCGCAATCTTATCCATGCCCAGCGCCGAACCTAAAACCCCAGAACCCACAAAGGGCACTTGCATCAATTTTAATAAGCCTTGGATCGTCCCATCTTCCCCATTGGGGCCGTGCAAAACCGGGAACCAGACATCCACCTGAGTTGCAGCATCGGCAGCAAAATAAGGAGCATCGGCAAGGCTAGCTGACTCCGGTAGCGGTTTACCCGAATCTAACACTTGCTGGCTAACGGCTTGGGGAAGCCAGCGGCCATCCTTTTGGATATAAGTGGGCAGCAGTTCGTACTTCTGTTGATTTTCCCCCGAACTCAACGCTTTGGCGATCGCCCTAGCGGAATTAATCGAAACCTCATGTTCGCCCGAACGACCGCCGAACAGTAAACCCACCCGTACTTTGCTCATCGCTCGCTCCTCTCAATTCTCAATCCGCTAGCCTATCATAGTTGATTCTGAAATCTAGATAATTCTAAAGAAATCATTGACTTTACAACTGATAAACCCTGTTTGTGTATGCCTCCCTGGTCGTTTCATCCTAAAATTAGGTTTTTTGAGACTTGTCCTCTCTTGACCTCACTTTTAAGGAGAATTCGTTATGCGGATCGCGGACATCAGCGCCCATGAAGTCTTAGATTCAAGAGGTAATCCCACAGTTGAAGCGCACGTTGTCTTAGAAGATGGCACAACGGGTTCAGCCATTGTTCCCTCTGGTGCATCCACAGGTGAAAAAGAGGCTGTTGAATTGCGCGATGGCGATCCTCGACGCTACGGGGGTAAAGGCGTCCTCAA from Desertifilum tharense IPPAS B-1220 carries:
- a CDS encoding DUF4278 domain-containing protein, which gives rise to MKLQYRGVSYEYNPPVVEMSDGASGGKYRGLDWRFRNPKKVPVLNTNLDLKYRGVAYHVGETAPVGVEAASNANPETVKTPVLTAEDRARSLMLSHSRIIKTRQQAMLTRSASEIGLTGDIALYWNRIQGKIHPSFRATYDRRLVTH
- a CDS encoding 2'-5' RNA ligase family protein encodes the protein MDSLKRFFIALLPPEPLQEEIRAIQEDFRDRYHSQGALKSPPHITLQPPFRWDWGDREVLENALVTFAANVIPVPIILDGFGAFPPRVIYVNVQKTPQLLLIQQNLMVYLKATLGIVDEKSESRPFAPHMTVAFRDLSKPNFKAAWPEFQSRALHHEFMVPHLTLLLHDGQRWNVQTQFNFALVEGDRSS
- a CDS encoding YciI family protein, translating into MPWFAKIEEGIVEKATFDQYVPAHKAYVQDLIDKGHQAKSGYWARRGGGMLIFQANSRSEAEAIVAQDPLVQNHCVKYELYEWCVVVE
- the smpB gene encoding SsrA-binding protein SmpB, translated to MAKDTKDSDGYKVVSDNRQARFRYEVLETYEAGIELKGTEVKSIREGKASIRDGYALIRDEEAWLLNVNISPHQTTSQYFNHDPLRTRRLLLHKQEIRKLIGKVDQQGLTLVPLKMYLKRGRVKVSIGLCRGKKLFDKREDIKRRDDQRQIARAMKNY
- a CDS encoding Npun_R2479 family HD domain-containing metalloprotein, which encodes MFNATEILIDAFVQKLKEGYRRTYGGWKTDYEDIIGWAGSMALENIANSDALYHNVEHTILVGLVGQEILRGKHIREGGVSCEDWLHYIISLVCHDIGYVKGVCRQDRNGMYATGKDGAMVSLPPGSSDAGLTPYHVDRAKLFIGERFGGHKLIDAEIIKRNIELTRFPVPKADDRQDTAHYPGLVRAADLIGQLSDPRYLKKITSLFYEFEETGVNQLLGYRHPGDLRKNYAKFFWDGVHPYVKDALHYLSLTQQGKQIIANLYSNVFVVEHEQPEPEADVKMQLAESLA
- a CDS encoding ABC transporter permease, producing MDWWQKLKKNSLARVGAGILITLYTIVLFGGFVAPYDPYTSQPDGALLPPTQVYWRDASGDFIGPHVYPTTQGPVDLETGERELRTDRTQPSPIRLFVQGDRYRLFGLIPANIHLFGTAGEGRLNILGTDEQARDQLSRLIYGGQISLSIGLVGILISFPLGMLVGGISGYFGGWTDALLMRLVEVLMTIPSIYLLVALAAVLPPGLTSTQRFLLIVVITSFVGWSGLARVIRGQVLSIKQQQFVQASKVLGANPLYIIVRHVLPQTASYIVISATLAVPGFIVAESVLSLIGLGIQQPDPSWGNLLSTATNASILVLQPWLVWPPAILIILTVLAFNLLGDGLRDALDPRSLQR
- a CDS encoding DMT family transporter, which codes for MLNPSSRRANPANSAYFLLFLAILFWSGNTIVGRAVNTQIPPVGLAFWRWFCSFVLILLPSWRYLKQDWPQLLRHWRMVLLLSALGVASFNTLLYTALRSTTAINSLLIQTLMPMAIVVISYLLFHETLSIGQGIGIAVSFIGAIAIVAQGDWHTLATLSFNQGDLLILIAVICYAGYSCLLRLRPVLHPLSFLCSTFGLGSAMLLPLYLGEHLAGQPMPLNALTFLAVGYAAIFPSILAYFCYNRGVELVGANKAGLFLNLMPVVGSVMAILFLKERFQGFHSVGFILILLGLLLAIANPKHA
- the mraY gene encoding phospho-N-acetylmuramoyl-pentapeptide-transferase, translated to MSTEVKTNSDRTLKWSGTSLLLILAGCLGIAIFAFDWFTGRISDLRFTLSLPFWVCAVAAALVGYWVVPLLRSLKAGQFIREDGPQAHLKKAGTPTMGGIFFIPVGVLGAIAWSGFHPSAIALSILTVGYGAIGWLDDWQILRRRSNKGISPRMKLMLQTGLGVLFSLWLMATQPAELTQVALPFGLSLPLGLLFWPLAVGVLVSESNALNLTDGLDGLAGGTGAIALLGLAVIVAPTSPEVATFCACMSGSCLGFLVHNRNPATVFMGDTGSMALGGAVTGAALVTNTLWALLLVGGIFFVETLSVMAQVSYYKATKGPDGVGKRLLKMAPLHHHLELSGWSELRVVGTFYLIGGVLALVSFGLGYL
- a CDS encoding DUF3134 domain-containing protein — translated: MYNPSLREEPRYKPAAVIPPNQGSSLIDWLEASGRLLARDNAEDVNYLDDEEEISELMGAGDNDYDDIDDDDDAIEIED
- a CDS encoding PAP/fibrillin family protein; amino-acid sequence: MLGKATLLEAIAGKNRGILTQDAERLAILAAVAQLEDRNPTPHPIEAAELLEGNWRLLYTTSQELLNLDRFPLLKLGQIYQCIRAKDRKVYNIAEIYGLPLLEGIVSVSASFTPVSERRVNVKFERSIIGLQRLVGYASPSRFIEEIEAGKKFPPIDFGIENRDRQGWLDVTYLDEDLRISRGNEGSVFVLVKS
- a CDS encoding PD-(D/E)XK nuclease family protein, translating into MSYLHLSQGQLNLLQTCPRKFQQTFIDQLSTPMSPEQQDSMNWGSRFHLLMQQRELGLPIEGLLQDDPQLAQCWLAFQEVAPGVFEAGKSSRLRESEHRRTLNFQGYLLTVVYDLLVLEDEDAAILDWKTYLHPKGRSWLARDWQTRLYPFVLVETSDYLPEQVSMTYWFVRSQSAQGATLAPQKEVFHYCDRQHQQTYADLTTLLRQLTHWLDRYEATGEPFPQVAETEGICPRCGFNLRCQRHQAEQMDWLNLEEIQELAL